A stretch of Myxosarcina sp. GI1 DNA encodes these proteins:
- a CDS encoding Ppx/GppA phosphatase family protein, which translates to MLEIANYTTFNNTNNNLEKQILAAIDIGTNSIHMVVVEIEPSLPAFTIIAKEKDMVRLGDRDSRTGNLTTDAIERALATLRRCKDLADSFQASEIVAVATSATREAPNGRDFLQLVESEIGIVVNLISGQEEARRIYLGVLSGMDLEERPYIIIDIGGGSTEVILADIQEPRVLSSTKVGAVRLTQKFVTSDPINDEELNYLRAYIRGMLERSVEEIWSKLQLNEIPQAIGTSGTIETLATVRANEELGYVPDPLNGYELSRKAIEKVVKKLTKMTCKERLEVAGITEKRAEIIVPGAIILLEVMNMLKLDSIVVCERALREGIIVNWMLTRGLINSRLRYQDEVKKRNVLKIAHKYQVDLTYAQKVAEFALSIFDQTKGELHDWGNDERELLWSAAILHNCGIYISHSSHHKHSYYLIRNAELLGFTELDLELIANIARYHRRSKPKKKHEPYQKLSDRERLMVRQLSAILRIATALDRRQKSAIASVNCHYQADSQTLHLELFPTEIGDDCAFELWSLDYKKDVFEEEYGLELVVTIANRNKR; encoded by the coding sequence ATGCTGGAAATAGCTAATTACACTACTTTTAATAATACTAATAACAACCTAGAAAAGCAGATTCTCGCTGCCATCGACATCGGTACCAATTCGATTCACATGGTAGTGGTAGAAATCGAACCTTCTTTACCTGCTTTTACCATTATTGCCAAAGAAAAAGATATGGTCAGGTTGGGCGATCGCGATTCTAGAACGGGAAACCTGACTACCGATGCGATCGAACGTGCTTTAGCAACTCTCAGACGTTGTAAAGATCTTGCCGATAGTTTTCAGGCTAGCGAAATTGTTGCCGTAGCTACCAGTGCGACGAGAGAAGCCCCCAATGGACGAGACTTTTTGCAGCTTGTCGAATCAGAAATTGGCATTGTCGTTAATTTAATTTCTGGGCAAGAAGAAGCCAGGCGCATTTATCTTGGGGTGCTTTCAGGAATGGACTTGGAAGAGCGTCCCTACATTATTATCGATATTGGTGGCGGCTCTACTGAAGTAATTTTGGCAGATATTCAAGAACCTCGCGTCTTAAGCAGTACCAAAGTGGGCGCGGTTAGGTTGACGCAGAAATTTGTTACTAGCGATCCGATAAACGATGAAGAATTGAACTATCTACGGGCATACATTCGAGGTATGCTCGAACGTTCTGTAGAAGAAATCTGGTCAAAACTACAGCTTAATGAAATTCCCCAGGCGATAGGTACTTCTGGAACAATTGAGACTCTAGCCACTGTTCGCGCTAATGAAGAACTAGGTTACGTTCCCGATCCGCTTAATGGCTACGAATTAAGTCGCAAAGCGATAGAAAAAGTAGTCAAAAAACTAACAAAAATGACCTGTAAAGAAAGATTAGAAGTAGCGGGAATAACCGAAAAACGTGCCGAAATCATCGTTCCAGGGGCAATCATTTTGTTGGAGGTAATGAATATGCTGAAGCTCGATTCGATTGTAGTCTGCGAACGGGCATTACGAGAAGGTATTATCGTCAATTGGATGTTGACTCGCGGTTTGATTAACAGTCGGCTACGCTATCAGGATGAAGTAAAAAAGAGAAATGTTTTAAAAATTGCTCATAAATATCAGGTCGATTTAACTTACGCTCAAAAAGTTGCCGAGTTCGCCCTGAGCATCTTCGACCAAACTAAAGGAGAACTGCATGATTGGGGAAATGACGAACGAGAACTACTGTGGAGTGCTGCTATTTTGCATAACTGTGGTATTTATATCAGTCACTCGTCACATCACAAACATTCTTATTACTTAATTCGTAATGCCGAACTGTTGGGTTTTACCGAACTCGATCTAGAGTTGATTGCCAATATTGCTCGCTATCATCGTCGTAGTAAACCCAAGAAAAAACACGAACCCTATCAGAAACTAAGCGATCGCGAACGTTTGATGGTCAGACAACTCAGCGCGATTTTACGCATTGCTACGGCTTTAGACCGTCGCCAAAAAAGCGCGATCGCCAGTGTCAACTGTCATTACCAAGCCGATAGTCAGACTCTGCACCTAGAGTTATTTCCTACAGAAATTGGCGACGACTGCGCTTTTGAGTTGTGGAGTTTAGATTACAAAAAAGATGTTTTTGAAGAAGAGTACGGTTTAGAGCTAGTAGTAACAATTGCCAATCGCAATAAAAGATGA